From the genome of Campylobacter concisus, one region includes:
- the rimO gene encoding 30S ribosomal protein S12 methylthiotransferase RimO yields the protein MPKLHLISLGCNKNLVDSEIMLGRLQNYDITDDISDADVIIVNTCGFIKSAKEESIQTILEMHEARKNGSLLVVTGCLMQRYKDELMKELPEVDLFTGVADYDKIDEIILKKQNLFSPQTYLQANEERVITGSNYHAYIKISEGCNQKCSFCAIPTFKGKLKSRSLENIVNEVKNLVKKGYYDFSFLSQDSSSYMRDHSVSDGLINLIDEIEKIKGIRSARILYLYPSTTSKELIERIVASPAFHNYFDMPIQHISEDMLKIMKRGSGAKKIKELLNLMRNAENSFLRTGVIVGHPGESEEDFEELCKFLEEFKFDRISAFAYSKEEDTASFEMEQIPAKIISKRLNKIEKITKKSINESLQKEIGKQIYASLEGESSEGEMFYAAKKDIWDKDIDGEILINESDVKELEIGSLYLCEVSDVVDQKLIAKIIKKAK from the coding sequence ATGCCAAAACTTCACTTAATTTCACTTGGCTGTAACAAAAATTTAGTTGATTCAGAAATAATGCTTGGTAGACTGCAAAACTACGATATCACAGACGATATCAGCGACGCTGACGTCATCATCGTAAATACCTGTGGCTTTATCAAATCCGCCAAAGAAGAGAGCATACAAACCATACTTGAGATGCACGAAGCTCGTAAAAATGGCTCTTTGCTAGTAGTAACTGGCTGTCTTATGCAGCGATATAAAGATGAGCTTATGAAAGAGCTACCAGAGGTTGATCTCTTTACCGGCGTGGCTGACTATGACAAGATCGATGAGATCATCTTGAAAAAGCAAAATTTATTTAGCCCGCAAACTTATCTGCAAGCAAATGAAGAGCGTGTGATAACTGGCTCAAACTACCACGCCTACATCAAAATTTCAGAGGGCTGTAACCAAAAATGTAGTTTTTGTGCCATTCCAACTTTTAAAGGCAAACTAAAATCACGCTCGCTTGAAAACATCGTAAACGAGGTCAAAAATCTAGTCAAAAAAGGCTACTACGACTTTAGCTTTTTATCTCAAGACTCAAGCTCATATATGCGCGATCACAGCGTTAGCGACGGGCTTATAAATTTAATAGACGAGATAGAAAAGATAAAGGGCATAAGAAGCGCTAGGATACTTTATCTCTATCCAAGCACGACCAGCAAGGAGCTAATTGAACGTATCGTCGCCTCGCCTGCCTTTCACAACTACTTTGACATGCCGATCCAACACATCAGCGAAGACATGCTAAAGATAATGAAGCGTGGAAGTGGCGCTAAAAAAATCAAAGAGCTTTTAAATTTAATGAGAAATGCCGAGAATTCATTCTTACGAACTGGTGTCATCGTGGGTCATCCAGGAGAGAGCGAGGAGGATTTTGAGGAACTTTGCAAATTTTTAGAAGAGTTTAAATTTGATAGAATTTCAGCCTTTGCCTACTCGAAAGAAGAAGATACTGCCTCTTTTGAAATGGAGCAAATCCCAGCCAAGATCATCTCAAAAAGACTAAATAAGATAGAAAAAATCACTAAAAAATCGATAAATGAGAGCTTGCAAAAAGAGATTGGCAAGCAAATTTATGCTTCTCTTGAGGGCGAAAGTAGTGAGGGGGAGATGTTTTACGCAGCCAAAAAAGATATCTGGGATAAAGATATAGACGGCGAAATTTTAATAAACGAAAGCGATGTAAAAGAGCTTGAGATCGGCTCACTCTATCTTTGTGAGGTCTCTGACGTGGTCGATCAAAAACTAATCGCTAAAATCATCAAAAAAGCAAAATGA
- the tilS gene encoding tRNA lysidine(34) synthetase TilS yields MISQNVREKLNSGANLLAFSHGIDSTALFYILEDAGIKFDLAMVDYNVREQSKSEIKSAKELADKFGKRIYTKSVFLDKSNFEKNAREARYEFFGEICQKFGYKNLILAHQFDDKFEWFLMQLSKGAGLKELFGMSELEKRKHFWLVRPLLNLRKKELQNYLDERNLHYFIDDTNLKGEFKRSFMRLNFSEPFLDRYFSGVQKSFEFLEADRQILMPNITKISDEIFIIKNDSNAIRGVDMAAKELNVLLSKAQKDELDKNLNKQTNVVLSGKIAIGYAGERILVTPFYKAVMPKIFKEKARIFKIPAINRGYLFATNFDLSELKF; encoded by the coding sequence ATGATAAGCCAAAATGTGCGAGAAAAGCTAAACTCAGGTGCAAACCTACTAGCCTTCTCGCACGGCATAGACAGCACCGCACTTTTTTACATTTTAGAAGATGCTGGGATCAAATTTGATCTAGCGATGGTTGATTACAATGTGCGAGAGCAAAGTAAAAGCGAGATAAAAAGTGCAAAAGAGCTCGCAGATAAATTTGGTAAAAGAATTTATACTAAAAGCGTTTTTTTAGATAAGTCAAATTTTGAAAAAAACGCGCGCGAGGCAAGATATGAGTTTTTTGGTGAGATTTGTCAAAAATTTGGCTATAAAAATTTGATCCTAGCGCATCAGTTTGACGATAAATTTGAGTGGTTTTTGATGCAGCTTAGTAAGGGTGCTGGACTAAAAGAGCTCTTTGGCATGAGCGAGCTTGAAAAGAGAAAGCACTTTTGGCTAGTTAGACCGCTTTTAAATTTACGCAAAAAAGAGCTTCAAAACTATCTTGACGAGAGAAATTTACACTATTTTATCGATGATACAAATTTAAAAGGCGAGTTTAAAAGAAGCTTCATGAGGCTAAATTTTAGTGAGCCATTTTTGGATAGATATTTTAGTGGCGTGCAAAAGAGCTTTGAGTTTTTAGAAGCCGATAGACAAATTTTAATGCCAAATATCACAAAAATAAGTGATGAAATTTTTATCATAAAAAATGATAGTAATGCGATACGAGGCGTTGATATGGCGGCAAAAGAGCTAAACGTGCTCCTAAGCAAAGCTCAAAAAGATGAACTAGATAAAAATTTAAATAAGCAAACAAACGTGGTTCTAAGTGGCAAGATCGCTATTGGCTACGCTGGCGAGCGCATCCTAGTGACGCCATTTTACAAAGCCGTAATGCCAAAAATTTTTAA
- a CDS encoding tetratricopeptide repeat protein gives MKKVLNFGLILAMGFMLSGCWSWQKMVSFGFWQSDEEARTERLELEKEKMMQNCDSGNSIDCNNLAVNFSNEKDFVKAKGYYEKACNAGLATACSNLGQIYEQGLVDEQKDIQKALKLYKLACDSGDGVGCYNEAMGLKSYIESENLKTHKIDRNKAEARVIRLLAKSCELEYAQSCFLLAKLSGDETKAEALYKRACQLGKCVDKK, from the coding sequence GTGAAAAAGGTCTTAAATTTTGGTCTTATTTTGGCTATGGGCTTTATGCTTAGTGGTTGCTGGTCGTGGCAAAAGATGGTAAGCTTTGGCTTTTGGCAAAGTGATGAAGAGGCTAGGACAGAGCGTCTTGAGCTTGAAAAAGAGAAGATGATGCAAAACTGCGATAGTGGAAATAGTATCGACTGCAACAACCTAGCTGTAAATTTTAGCAACGAAAAAGACTTCGTAAAGGCAAAAGGCTACTATGAAAAGGCTTGCAATGCTGGGCTTGCTACAGCTTGCTCAAATTTGGGTCAAATTTATGAGCAAGGGCTTGTTGATGAGCAAAAAGATATCCAAAAGGCTCTAAAGCTTTATAAATTAGCTTGCGATAGCGGCGATGGCGTTGGCTGCTATAACGAGGCTATGGGGCTAAAGTCTTACATCGAAAGCGAAAATTTAAAAACTCATAAGATAGATAGAAACAAGGCTGAGGCTAGAGTGATAAGGCTTTTGGCAAAGAGCTGCGAGCTTGAGTATGCTCAGTCGTGCTTTTTACTTGCAAAGCTAAGCGGAGATGAAACAAAGGCAGAGGCACTTTACAAAAGAGCTTGTCAGCTTGGCAAATGTGTGGATAAAAAGTAA
- a CDS encoding dihydrolipoyl dehydrogenase family protein — translation MKYDIVIIGFGKAGKTLAVKAAALGKKVALVERSPKMYGGTCINVGCIPTKRLITAAKEAKFVNNSVESEYYTLSVENKNKLISALNAKNYAMLNDKENIDVIDGVGSFASENSLLVTTPSGEKKIIEGDFIIINSGSKEADTPFEVVNSNIFSSQTLLDLKNLPKHFVIIGSGFIGIEFASMFANFGSKVTIVGRSKLLKNEEDDIANSVKEALRVQGVEILEGCEIECIKENVLNFKQNGEQRCLRADAFLIALGRVANVDDLNLKAAGVELNEKGFIKTNENLQTNVPNIYAVGDVRGGELFTYTSLDDFRIVYSQIFGDKKRNTKNRSIHANVLFTDTPLARVGVNAKEASKLGLNFKELKLSMAAVPGAKVLNHDVGMLKAIVDAQSGEILGASFHCIYANELINEIAIAMNLKANANCFKNQIFTHPSISEALNDLFGQF, via the coding sequence ATGAAATATGATATTGTAATTATTGGTTTTGGAAAGGCTGGCAAAACGCTAGCGGTTAAGGCTGCTGCACTTGGCAAAAAAGTGGCTCTTGTAGAGAGATCGCCAAAGATGTATGGAGGCACTTGCATAAATGTTGGCTGCATACCAACCAAGCGTCTAATAACAGCCGCTAAAGAGGCAAAATTTGTAAATAATAGTGTTGAAAGCGAATATTACACACTTAGTGTGGAAAATAAGAATAAGCTAATCTCAGCTTTGAATGCTAAAAACTATGCAATGCTAAATGATAAAGAAAATATAGATGTGATCGATGGTGTTGGCTCATTTGCTAGTGAAAATAGTCTCCTTGTAACAACGCCAAGTGGTGAGAAAAAGATAATAGAGGGCGATTTTATCATCATCAATAGTGGCTCAAAAGAGGCAGATACTCCTTTTGAGGTTGTAAACTCAAATATATTTTCAAGCCAAACTTTGCTTGATCTAAAAAATTTACCAAAGCATTTTGTCATTATCGGTAGTGGTTTTATCGGCATAGAGTTTGCATCAATGTTTGCAAATTTTGGCTCAAAAGTGACTATCGTAGGACGTTCAAAACTACTTAAAAACGAAGAAGATGATATAGCTAATAGCGTAAAAGAGGCTCTTAGAGTCCAAGGCGTTGAAATTTTAGAGGGTTGCGAGATAGAGTGCATTAAAGAAAATGTATTAAATTTCAAGCAAAATGGCGAGCAAAGATGCCTTAGAGCCGATGCATTTTTGATCGCACTCGGCAGAGTAGCAAATGTGGATGATTTAAATTTAAAAGCTGCTGGAGTTGAGCTAAATGAAAAAGGCTTTATAAAGACAAATGAAAACCTTCAAACAAATGTGCCAAATATCTATGCGGTAGGCGACGTGCGTGGCGGAGAGCTTTTTACTTATACGAGCTTAGATGATTTTAGGATAGTTTATTCACAAATTTTTGGTGATAAAAAGAGAAATACCAAAAATAGAAGTATTCATGCAAATGTGCTATTTACCGACACTCCACTAGCAAGAGTAGGAGTGAATGCAAAAGAAGCTAGTAAGCTTGGGTTAAATTTCAAAGAGCTAAAGCTTAGCATGGCGGCAGTGCCAGGTGCAAAAGTACTAAATCACGATGTAGGTATGTTAAAAGCTATCGTTGATGCACAAAGCGGCGAAATTTTAGGTGCTAGCTTTCACTGCATCTATGCAAATGAGCTGATAAATGAAATTGCAATTGCGATGAATTTAAAAGCAAACGCAAATTGCTTTAAAAATCAAATTTTCACTCACCCAAGTATCAGTGAAGCACTAAATGACTTATTTGGACAATTTTAA
- the panC gene encoding pantoate--beta-alanine ligase has translation MQIIRTIKELQNFVSSTSAKIGFVPTMGALHDGHVSLIKKCVSENEISIVSTFVNPTQFLPGEDLDKYPRNEQNDIKICEQNGVSTIFIPDANELYFEDEPLIVAPKKFSAILEGKTRPGHFDGVLRVLNKLFRLTRANSVYMGKKDTQQLIIVQNMINTFFLNTSLVACDIVREPDGLALSSRNVYICDEDKCNALRLSRSLNKAQNLIQNGEEDASEIKTKMLEVLEPLKVDYVAITDRNLNEISKIEKNNTIILVAAYVGKTRLIDNIWI, from the coding sequence ATGCAAATCATAAGAACTATAAAAGAACTTCAAAATTTCGTCTCTAGCACAAGCGCAAAGATCGGTTTTGTGCCAACCATGGGCGCACTTCATGACGGACATGTTAGTCTTATCAAAAAATGCGTGAGCGAAAATGAGATAAGTATCGTCTCAACATTCGTTAATCCAACTCAATTTTTACCAGGCGAAGATCTAGATAAATACCCAAGAAACGAGCAAAACGACATTAAAATTTGCGAGCAAAATGGCGTTAGTACTATTTTTATCCCAGATGCTAATGAGCTTTACTTTGAAGATGAGCCTCTAATCGTAGCTCCAAAGAAATTTTCAGCTATCTTAGAGGGCAAAACTAGGCCAGGCCACTTTGATGGCGTCTTAAGAGTGCTAAATAAGCTATTTCGACTAACTCGTGCAAATAGCGTCTATATGGGCAAAAAAGATACGCAACAACTAATCATCGTGCAAAACATGATAAATACATTTTTTCTTAATACCAGCCTAGTGGCTTGCGATATCGTTAGAGAGCCAGACGGCTTAGCGCTTTCAAGTAGAAACGTCTATATCTGTGACGAAGATAAATGTAATGCTCTAAGACTTTCAAGATCGCTAAATAAAGCACAAAATTTGATCCAAAATGGCGAAGAGGACGCAAGTGAGATCAAAACAAAGATGCTTGAAGTGCTAGAGCCGTTAAAGGTTGATTATGTCGCCATTACGGACAGAAATTTAAATGAAATTTCCAAAATAGAAAAAAATAATACCATCATTTTAGTAGCAGCTTATGTCGGCAAAACTAGACTAATAGATAACATCTGGATATAA
- the prfB gene encoding peptide chain release factor 2, with protein sequence MDSYEYNELLKKLQTKVENIGSIVKPEEIKARLKEIEATEQDPDFWQDIARAGALNKEKTKISNMLAKFNDANQAVSDAKELFELANSENDEETINSLFDDAKNLDEKIVNLEISMLLSGEDDGKNAIVSIHPGAGGTESNDWASMLYRMYLRFCEREGFKVETLDFQEGDEAGLKDVSFIVKGENAYGYFKAENGIHRLVRTSPFDSAGRRHTSFSSVMVSPEIDDDIEIEIEEKDLKIDTYRASGAGGQHVNKTESAIRITHIPTGIVVQCQNDRSQHKNRATAMKMLKSRLYELELMKQQEASNSVEKSEIGWGHQIRSYVLFPYQQVKDNRSGEAYSQTDAILDGDIKKMIEGVLIAQKAEA encoded by the coding sequence TTGGATAGTTACGAATACAACGAGCTTTTAAAGAAGCTACAAACAAAAGTTGAAAACATAGGCTCTATCGTAAAGCCTGAAGAGATCAAGGCTAGACTAAAAGAGATCGAGGCTACTGAGCAAGATCCTGATTTTTGGCAAGATATCGCAAGAGCTGGGGCGCTAAATAAAGAAAAGACAAAAATTTCAAATATGCTTGCAAAATTTAACGACGCTAATCAGGCAGTAAGTGATGCAAAGGAGCTTTTTGAGCTAGCAAATTCTGAAAATGACGAAGAGACTATAAATTCTCTTTTTGATGACGCTAAAAATTTAGATGAAAAGATAGTAAATCTTGAAATTTCTATGCTTTTAAGTGGCGAAGATGATGGCAAAAACGCGATCGTATCGATCCATCCTGGAGCTGGCGGCACTGAGAGTAACGACTGGGCTAGCATGCTTTATAGGATGTATCTTAGATTTTGCGAGCGCGAGGGCTTTAAGGTCGAGACTCTTGACTTTCAAGAGGGCGATGAGGCTGGGCTAAAGGACGTGAGCTTTATAGTAAAAGGTGAAAACGCTTATGGCTACTTCAAAGCAGAAAATGGCATCCACAGGCTCGTTCGCACAAGTCCATTTGATAGTGCAGGGCGCCGTCATACGAGCTTTTCAAGTGTCATGGTAAGCCCTGAAATAGATGATGACATAGAGATCGAGATCGAAGAGAAAGATCTAAAGATAGACACTTATAGAGCCAGTGGTGCAGGCGGTCAGCACGTAAATAAAACTGAATCAGCCATCCGCATCACGCATATACCAACTGGCATCGTCGTGCAGTGCCAAAACGACCGCAGTCAGCACAAAAACAGAGCTACAGCGATGAAAATGCTAAAGTCTCGTCTTTACGAGCTTGAGCTGATGAAACAACAAGAAGCTAGTAACAGCGTAGAAAAAAGCGAAATCGGCTGGGGTCATCAGATAAGATCATACGTACTTTTCCCGTATCAGCAGGTAAAAGATAACCGCAGTGGCGAGGCATACTCACAAACTGACGCGATACTTGATGGGGATATCAAAAAGATGATAGAAGGCGTTTTGATCGCTCAAAAGGCTGAGGCGTAA
- a CDS encoding 2-hydroxyacyl-CoA dehydratase — translation MAKRYLNISCSVIYKNDAISDVIKKFVDEYKADDVIDIVLSGCHTYVIETNKIKEASKEASVSYMSLETDYSKQDVCWPDTHTFEGIFRISRTKHQILKGSKKSLC, via the coding sequence ATCGCCAAACGTTACTTAAATATATCCTGTTCTGTAATATACAAAAACGACGCAATATCTGACGTTATTAAAAAATTTGTAGATGAATATAAAGCAGATGATGTAATAGACATCGTTTTAAGTGGCTGTCACACTTATGTAATAGAAACAAACAAGATAAAAGAAGCCAGCAAAGAAGCTAGCGTAAGCTATATGAGTCTTGAAACTGACTACTCCAAACAAGATGTATGTTGGCCAGATACGCACACGTTTGAAGGTATTTTTAGAATTTCTCGAACAAAACATCAAATTTTAAAAGGCTCAAAAAAGAGCCTTTGTTGA
- a CDS encoding HP0268 family nuclease: protein MELKLARAELDAKPKTISLEKIEAAVEKEGQKIFYFDKENTHKQLIALVEHFEEKGLSVYHRTVKYGLDDSDYMYEVHIL from the coding sequence ATGGAGCTAAAACTTGCAAGAGCCGAATTAGACGCAAAACCAAAAACGATTTCACTAGAAAAGATAGAGGCAGCTGTCGAAAAAGAGGGTCAGAAAATTTTCTATTTTGATAAAGAAAACACGCACAAACAACTAATCGCTTTAGTCGAGCACTTTGAAGAAAAAGGGCTAAGCGTTTATCACAGAACCGTGAAATACGGGCTTGATGATAGCGATTATATGTATGAAGTGCATATACTTTAA
- a CDS encoding lysophospholipid acyltransferase family protein: MVSCKFKNTLEKLALNVGVFFIYILMWLIFLTCKKSYTPNFLPQNGCVVVFWHGRLSFMSFAYRRWWSSQNRKQGKVIISDHKDGELITRIINFFGIGTIRGSSSKGGARALIEALKEIKQGHDVIITPDGPRGPRHSVADGAAVIAQKSYCEIYALNFEANSFWEFKSWDKMILPKPFSTINFSLSAPFSVANLDQKEAKEKIQNELWQASQNDGGKSAEQNKEDFRSNLKIWWKKNAHKNPQISGEIREILDEIYEK, translated from the coding sequence ATGGTGAGCTGCAAATTTAAAAACACCCTTGAAAAGCTCGCCCTAAATGTTGGCGTCTTTTTCATCTACATTTTGATGTGGCTCATTTTTCTAACCTGCAAAAAGAGCTACACTCCAAATTTCTTACCACAAAATGGCTGCGTCGTCGTCTTTTGGCACGGCAGGCTTAGCTTTATGAGCTTTGCTTACAGGCGTTGGTGGAGCAGTCAAAACAGAAAACAAGGCAAGGTGATAATAAGCGACCACAAAGATGGCGAGCTAATCACCAGAATAATCAATTTTTTTGGCATCGGTACCATTAGAGGCAGTAGCTCAAAAGGCGGTGCAAGGGCGCTTATAGAGGCTCTAAAAGAGATAAAACAAGGTCACGACGTCATCATCACGCCAGATGGCCCACGCGGACCAAGACACAGCGTCGCAGACGGGGCTGCGGTGATAGCGCAAAAGTCATATTGCGAAATTTATGCTCTAAATTTCGAAGCAAACTCGTTTTGGGAGTTTAAAAGTTGGGATAAGATGATACTTCCAAAGCCATTTTCAACTATAAATTTTAGCCTCTCAGCACCTTTTAGCGTGGCAAATTTAGATCAAAAAGAGGCAAAAGAGAAGATACAAAACGAGCTTTGGCAAGCTTCACAAAATGACGGCGGCAAGAGCGCAGAACAAAACAAAGAGGACTTTAGGTCAAATTTAAAAATTTGGTGGAAAAAAAATGCGCATAAAAATCCGCAAATAAGTGGCGAAATAAGAGAAATTTTGGACGAAATTTATGAAAAATAA
- the miaB gene encoding tRNA (N6-isopentenyl adenosine(37)-C2)-methylthiotransferase MiaB, producing MSKKLFIQTLGCAMNVRDSEHIIAELSQKEDYSLTQNIEEADLILINTCSVREKPVHKLFSEVGAFEKAKKRGAKIGVCGCTASHLGSEIFKRAPYVDFVLGARNVSKITKAVNTPKFISTDINHDESEYAFGEFRGSPYKSHINISIGCDKKCTYCIVPHTRGDEISIPSSLILKEVEKAAKSGAKEIFLLGQNVNNYGKRFSGVQENIDFSDLLVKISEIDGVERIRFTSPHPLHMDDKFLEIFTNNPKICKSMHMPLQSGNTKVLREMKRGYTKEWFLDRALRLRKMCPDVSISTDIIVAFPGESDSEFEDTMDVLEQVRFEQIFSFKYSPRPLTKAATFTNQIDDKTASERLTRLQNRHSEILDEIVAAQKDKIFDVYFEELRSNGGVAGRSFNNFLVQVDGSEELLGTTQKVKITNPKRMVLYGELQI from the coding sequence ATGAGTAAAAAACTCTTTATCCAAACTCTAGGTTGTGCTATGAATGTTCGTGACAGCGAGCATATCATAGCCGAGCTCTCACAAAAAGAAGACTACTCCTTAACACAAAACATCGAAGAAGCTGATTTAATCCTTATAAATACCTGCTCAGTTCGTGAAAAGCCAGTTCACAAGCTCTTTAGCGAGGTCGGAGCCTTTGAAAAAGCCAAAAAAAGAGGTGCTAAAATAGGCGTTTGTGGCTGCACTGCAAGCCATTTGGGTAGTGAAATTTTCAAGCGCGCTCCTTACGTTGACTTCGTCCTTGGCGCAAGAAATGTCAGCAAGATCACAAAAGCGGTAAATACGCCTAAATTTATCTCAACAGACATCAACCACGACGAGAGCGAATACGCATTTGGCGAATTTAGAGGCTCACCGTACAAAAGCCACATCAACATCTCTATCGGCTGCGACAAAAAATGCACCTACTGCATCGTCCCACACACCAGAGGCGATGAAATTTCTATCCCCTCAAGCCTCATCTTAAAAGAGGTAGAAAAGGCGGCAAAAAGCGGTGCAAAAGAGATATTTTTACTAGGGCAAAATGTCAATAACTACGGCAAAAGATTTTCAGGCGTGCAAGAAAATATCGATTTTAGCGACCTTTTAGTAAAGATAAGCGAGATAGATGGCGTTGAGAGGATAAGATTTACAAGTCCTCACCCACTTCACATGGATGATAAATTTCTTGAAATTTTCACAAATAACCCAAAAATTTGCAAGTCTATGCACATGCCACTTCAAAGCGGAAACACCAAAGTTTTGCGTGAAATGAAGCGTGGATACACAAAAGAGTGGTTTTTAGACCGCGCGCTAAGACTTAGAAAGATGTGCCCAGATGTGAGCATCTCAACTGATATCATCGTCGCATTTCCAGGCGAGAGTGATAGTGAATTTGAAGATACGATGGACGTGCTTGAGCAAGTTAGGTTTGAGCAAATTTTTAGCTTTAAGTATTCGCCTCGTCCGCTTACAAAGGCAGCTACTTTTACAAATCAAATAGATGACAAAACCGCTTCAGAAAGGCTAACTCGCCTGCAAAATCGCCACAGCGAAATTTTAGACGAGATCGTGGCGGCGCAAAAAGATAAAATTTTTGATGTATATTTTGAAGAGCTAAGGTCAAATGGTGGCGTTGCTGGGCGAAGTTTTAACAACTTTTTAGTTCAAGTTGATGGCAGTGAAGAGCTTCTTGGCACTACGCAAAAAGTAAAGATCACAAACCCAAAACGAATGGTTTTGTATGGTGAGCTGCAAATTTAA
- a CDS encoding tetratricopeptide repeat protein, translating to MKKFIIFVFSVLLFWGCSLDQISQNFGLSEPPLDPEVEQIADAIYLYNEGNYPKACKRFYDYAKDGNVLAMQQTGICFRDGKGFSKDILRALFWFETAGRYGNIDGLRSAGYIYEYGLGVNKNLEKAIYFYEKATSLGSSEASYDLGLIYLGKNDYKKARIYLDEACFKGKEEACTKLKEMKF from the coding sequence ATGAAAAAATTTATCATTTTTGTGTTTAGTGTTTTGCTATTTTGGGGATGTTCGTTAGATCAAATTTCACAAAATTTTGGCCTTAGTGAGCCACCACTTGATCCAGAGGTCGAGCAAATAGCAGACGCCATCTATCTATACAATGAAGGCAACTATCCAAAGGCTTGTAAAAGATTTTATGATTATGCAAAAGATGGAAATGTTCTAGCCATGCAGCAAACTGGCATTTGTTTTCGTGATGGCAAAGGCTTTAGCAAAGATATCTTAAGAGCACTTTTTTGGTTTGAAACAGCTGGCAGATACGGCAATATAGACGGACTAAGAAGTGCTGGATATATCTACGAGTACGGCCTTGGGGTCAATAAAAATTTAGAAAAAGCAATATATTTTTACGAAAAAGCCACAAGCCTTGGCTCAAGCGAGGCCAGCTACGATCTGGGGCTTATCTATCTGGGCAAAAATGACTATAAAAAAGCGAGAATTTATCTTGATGAAGCTTGCTTTAAAGGTAAAGAAGAAGCTTGCACAAAGCTAAAAGAGATGAAATTTTAG
- a CDS encoding tetratricopeptide repeat protein, translating into MKKYLLLLSALFFTGCLNVIGVGQKQDDSWQQPKDEKIVQNKEQISRNAIEILIPKCEEGDAEACNDLGVNYELLKEYENALTNYQKACDAKVQVGCANLGTLYELGLGVKKNPKKAISIYKESCNGGGMQACYHLGNAYRKGEIVKRDYYLAMQAYTNACNAGDLPSCANIGAMYELGLGVNKDEKRAYGIYKVACFRGLSKACPQMKRLGTKLGM; encoded by the coding sequence ATGAAAAAATATTTATTGCTTTTATCGGCTTTATTTTTCACTGGCTGCTTAAATGTGATTGGTGTAGGACAAAAACAAGATGATTCGTGGCAGCAACCAAAGGATGAAAAAATAGTGCAAAATAAAGAGCAAATTTCAAGAAATGCAATCGAAATTTTAATACCAAAATGCGAAGAAGGCGATGCGGAAGCTTGCAATGATTTGGGTGTAAATTACGAGCTTTTAAAAGAATATGAAAATGCTTTAACAAATTATCAAAAAGCTTGCGATGCTAAGGTACAAGTCGGTTGTGCAAATTTGGGCACTCTTTATGAGCTTGGACTCGGAGTTAAAAAAAATCCAAAAAAAGCAATTTCAATTTATAAAGAAAGTTGCAATGGCGGAGGCATGCAAGCTTGCTATCATTTAGGCAATGCTTACAGAAAAGGTGAGATCGTTAAGCGAGATTATTACTTAGCAATGCAAGCTTATACGAATGCATGCAATGCTGGCGACTTACCAAGTTGTGCTAATATCGGTGCGATGTATGAGCTTGGTCTTGGTGTCAATAAAGATGAAAAAAGGGCTTATGGAATTTATAAAGTCGCTTGCTTTCGTGGGCTAAGCAAGGCATGCCCACAAATGAAAAGACTAGGCACAAAGCTGGGAATGTAA